In Clostridium sp. DL-VIII, the following proteins share a genomic window:
- a CDS encoding helix-turn-helix transcriptional regulator, translating to MVDIKIRIGQRIQELRIKQGLSQEALALKADVSTSHIGKLERGERNATIESLEKVVNALNVSFLDIFRFSDKDRDVINDIVDKLSHRSIKDQEIILNLLDALPPWEKDNDTEL from the coding sequence ATGGTAGATATCAAAATTCGTATAGGTCAAAGAATACAAGAATTAAGAATCAAGCAAGGATTAAGTCAAGAGGCTTTAGCATTAAAAGCAGATGTAAGCACATCTCATATTGGAAAATTAGAGCGAGGAGAACGAAACGCAACGATTGAAAGTTTAGAAAAGGTGGTCAATGCACTAAACGTGAGTTTCTTGGATATATTTAGATTTTCAGATAAGGATAGAGATGTAATTAATGATATAGTTGATAAATTAAGTCATAGAAGTATTAAAGACCAAGAAATTATATTAAATTTGCTTGATGCTTTACCGCCTTGGGAAAAGGATAATGACACTGAATTATGA
- a CDS encoding aspartyl-phosphate phosphatase Spo0E family protein, whose product MEDIEHKIDILRQLLYAKIDSNNNIISAEILRLSQELDELIVEAYKKQLNLT is encoded by the coding sequence ATGGAGGATATAGAACATAAAATAGATATACTAAGGCAACTATTATATGCAAAAATAGATAGTAATAATAATATAATAAGCGCTGAAATTTTAAGATTAAGCCAAGAATTGGACGAACTTATTGTTGAAGCGTATAAAAAGCAACTTAATCTTACATAA
- a CDS encoding FtsK/SpoIIIE domain-containing protein produces the protein MKFYKNRGKKIRASDKSLVFNFATASLTAIFSMTFLLLNIESILHINWENVSVLKSGALQFYITAYFVFSVIFALGVSLVSAWLYYRFQYDIIKQLIHRQKLARMILENKWYEAEQVQSNSFFKDLPSAKTKEKITHFPRMYYKLKNGLIHIQVEITMGKYQDQLLHLEKKLESGLYCELTDKELKDSYVEYTLLYDTIANRISIEDVQAEHGKLRLMKNIYWEYDKLPHMLIAGGTGGGKSYFILTLIEALLRTNSILYVLDPKNADLADLEAVMTNVYYKRDDMIACIDNFYDGMMKRNEDMKQMKGYKTGENYAYLGLPANFLIFDEYVAFMEMLGSKESTAVLNKLKQLVMLGRQSGYFLILACQRPDAKYLGDGIRDQFNFRVALGRMSEMGYGMMFGETDKDFFLKQIKGRGYVDTGTSVISEFYTPLVPKGHNFLNEIDKLVVKTEKKN, from the coding sequence ATGAAGTTTTATAAAAATAGAGGAAAGAAAATTAGAGCCAGCGATAAATCGCTGGTTTTTAATTTTGCGACAGCTTCACTAACAGCAATTTTTAGTATGACGTTTTTATTACTTAATATAGAATCAATATTGCATATTAATTGGGAAAATGTAAGTGTTTTAAAAAGTGGTGCTTTACAATTCTACATTACAGCATATTTTGTATTTAGCGTAATTTTTGCATTAGGAGTAAGTTTAGTTTCAGCATGGCTATATTACAGATTTCAATACGATATAATTAAGCAGCTCATACACAGACAAAAATTAGCAAGAATGATACTAGAGAATAAGTGGTATGAAGCAGAACAGGTACAATCAAACAGTTTTTTTAAAGATCTACCTTCTGCAAAAACAAAAGAAAAAATCACTCATTTTCCAAGGATGTACTATAAGTTAAAAAATGGTTTGATTCATATTCAAGTAGAAATTACTATGGGTAAATATCAAGATCAGCTATTACATCTTGAAAAGAAGCTTGAAAGTGGTTTATATTGTGAACTTACTGACAAAGAATTGAAGGATTCTTATGTAGAATACACATTGCTTTATGATACAATAGCAAACCGTATTTCTATAGAAGATGTGCAGGCTGAACATGGAAAATTAAGATTAATGAAAAATATCTACTGGGAATATGATAAGCTTCCTCATATGCTTATTGCAGGTGGTACTGGTGGAGGAAAAAGTTATTTTATTCTCACACTAATTGAAGCTTTGTTGCGTACTAATTCCATACTTTATGTCCTTGATCCTAAGAATGCAGACCTTGCAGATTTAGAAGCAGTTATGACTAATGTTTATTATAAAAGAGATGATATGATTGCCTGTATTGATAATTTTTATGATGGAATGATGAAGCGTAACGAGGATATGAAGCAAATGAAAGGATATAAAACAGGTGAAAATTATGCTTATTTGGGTTTGCCTGCTAATTTTCTTATCTTTGATGAATATGTTGCTTTCATGGAAATGCTAGGAAGCAAGGAAAGTACCGCAGTTCTTAATAAGTTAAAACAGCTTGTTATGCTTGGAAGACAGTCAGGATATTTTTTAATTCTTGCTTGTCAAAGACCAGATGCGAAATATCTTGGGGATGGAATTCGCGACCAGTTTAATTTCCGTGTAGCTTTAGGCCGTATGTCTGAAATGGGTTATGGAATGATGTTTGGAGAAACTGATAAGGATTTTTTCCTAAAGCAAATTAAAGGAAGGGGATATGTAGATACAGGTACAAGTGTTATATCTGAATTTTATACTCCACTTGTACCTAAAGGTCATAATTTCTTAAATGAAATAGATAAATTAGTTGTGAAAACAGAAAAAAAGAATTAA
- a CDS encoding YdcP family protein, whose product MRLANGIVIDKEATFGNLKFSALRREVYIQNEDGTASGEIKERTYDLKSRGQGRMIQVSIPATVSLKEFDYNSEVEIVNPVADTVANATFQGADVDWYIKADDIVLKGKQNSSQISNNQSQSSQLPKSK is encoded by the coding sequence ATGAGATTAGCAAATGGAATTGTTATTGATAAAGAAGCTACATTTGGAAATTTAAAATTTTCTGCATTAAGACGTGAGGTATATATACAGAATGAAGATGGTACAGCATCAGGCGAAATAAAAGAGCGTACTTATGATTTAAAATCAAGAGGGCAAGGAAGAATGATTCAAGTTAGTATTCCTGCCACTGTATCTCTAAAGGAATTTGATTATAACTCAGAGGTTGAAATAGTAAATCCTGTGGCAGATACGGTAGCTAATGCTACTTTTCAAGGAGCAGATGTAGACTGGTATATTAAAGCAGATGATATTGTACTTAAGGGGAAACAGAATAGTTCTCAGATAAGTAATAATCAATCACAGAGTTCACAATTGCCAAAATCTAAGTAA
- a CDS encoding YdcP family protein, with translation MELKYVVPNMEKTFGNLEYAGEGNIEQRRVNGRNTILSRSYNLYSDIQRADDIIVILPVEAGEKHFEVEKRVKLINSRITAEGYKIGNRGFTNYILHADDMIEA, from the coding sequence ATGGAATTAAAATATGTAGTTCCAAACATGGAGAAGACATTTGGAAATTTAGAATATGCTGGTGAAGGGAACATTGAACAGAGAAGAGTAAATGGACGTAATACAATTTTATCACGCAGCTACAATTTATATTCTGACATTCAGAGAGCTGATGATATTATTGTTATTCTTCCAGTTGAAGCAGGAGAGAAACATTTTGAAGTTGAAAAAAGAGTAAAGCTTATTAATTCACGAATTACCGCAGAAGGCTATAAAATTGGTAATCGCGGATTTACAAATTATATTCTTCATGCAGATGACATGATAGAAGCATAA
- a CDS encoding DUF3732 domain-containing protein: MNAFVKYIGVIDSSDNLHYVPFYKGLNIITGKSSTGKSALIEIFDYCLGSSEFTVPEGVITDVAKLYFTILAVGDSNLILARRPYREGKKIYIKVEDKIEIQNINSSYFEEDYFLSEKDFKLELGHYFGIDIDDTDIDLQVRKNRNQKNPRPSIRNFMSFILQHQNLVANKHSIFYRFDEKEKREQTIEQFKIFMGIVDQNYFILMQNLNEYARMMKSIEKEEDKVLNYELLLKSTLKNNVSKYQIITGKKLFEENIDNILLNPKKYLELIKDMNIDIDYKDNTYTNRLNTLKQNRDKVLIEKRELENKEYKIDTSIRAIEKYKNDIKTISDFNLETNSESICPFCKSQNQVLEKTTNELVDAFEWLNLELRKTPYLLDSFVKDKASTTKEIKEKEKEIDSISKEINDIESISQKLKEKESLEKQAQKLLMKMESVFEEILINRKNDIEKRKEEIRNQISAIEDELKNKYNVESKIRKVERYINTYMNKIGKKLDFEEAYKPINLKFSLSTFDLWHEKENKKIFLRSMGSGANWLYSHICLFLALQNYFCSNNKCMIPPILFLDQPSQVYFPNAIDFSEAFDYKVLSNDINKDNLEADEDLDAVTNFFNILEEHCTETYEEYNILPQIIVTDHADNLNMKNNNFEELVNGRRWRKRGFICPVG; encoded by the coding sequence ATGAATGCATTTGTAAAATACATAGGAGTAATAGATAGTAGTGATAACTTGCATTACGTACCTTTTTATAAAGGTCTAAATATAATTACAGGAAAATCGTCAACAGGTAAAAGTGCTCTAATTGAAATATTTGACTATTGTTTAGGAAGTTCAGAGTTTACTGTTCCAGAAGGAGTTATAACAGATGTGGCAAAGCTATATTTTACGATATTAGCTGTGGGTGATTCTAATTTAATTTTGGCAAGGAGACCATATAGGGAAGGTAAGAAAATTTATATTAAAGTTGAAGATAAGATTGAAATTCAAAATATTAATAGTAGCTATTTTGAAGAAGATTATTTTCTTAGTGAAAAAGACTTTAAATTAGAATTAGGACATTATTTTGGTATAGATATAGATGATACAGATATTGACTTACAAGTACGTAAAAATAGAAATCAAAAAAATCCAAGACCATCTATTAGAAACTTTATGTCATTTATTTTACAGCATCAAAATTTGGTTGCTAATAAGCATTCTATTTTTTACAGATTTGATGAAAAAGAAAAAAGAGAACAAACAATTGAGCAATTTAAAATTTTTATGGGAATAGTAGATCAAAATTATTTCATACTAATGCAAAATTTAAATGAGTATGCGCGAATGATGAAATCGATAGAAAAAGAAGAAGATAAAGTATTAAATTATGAGTTATTATTAAAAAGCACACTTAAAAATAATGTCAGTAAATATCAGATTATAACTGGTAAAAAATTATTTGAAGAAAATATAGATAATATTTTATTAAATCCGAAGAAATATCTAGAATTAATTAAAGATATGAACATAGATATTGACTACAAAGATAATACTTACACTAATAGATTGAATACTCTAAAACAAAATAGAGATAAAGTTCTTATTGAGAAAAGAGAATTAGAAAATAAGGAATATAAAATTGACACATCAATAAGAGCTATTGAAAAATATAAAAATGATATAAAAACAATTTCTGATTTTAATCTGGAGACTAATTCAGAGAGTATTTGCCCATTTTGTAAATCACAAAATCAAGTATTAGAAAAGACAACAAATGAATTGGTAGATGCTTTTGAATGGTTGAATTTAGAATTGAGGAAAACTCCTTATCTTTTAGATTCATTTGTTAAAGATAAAGCTTCGACAACAAAAGAAATTAAAGAAAAGGAAAAGGAAATAGATTCTATATCAAAAGAAATAAATGATATCGAAAGTATTTCGCAAAAATTAAAAGAAAAAGAGTCTTTGGAGAAACAAGCTCAAAAGCTTTTAATGAAAATGGAAAGCGTATTTGAAGAAATATTGATTAATAGAAAGAATGATATAGAAAAGAGAAAAGAAGAAATAAGAAATCAAATATCAGCTATAGAAGATGAATTGAAAAATAAATATAATGTTGAAAGCAAAATTAGGAAGGTTGAAAGATATATTAACACATATATGAATAAAATAGGAAAAAAACTTGATTTTGAAGAAGCTTATAAGCCAATTAATTTGAAATTTAGTTTATCTACGTTTGATTTATGGCATGAGAAAGAAAATAAGAAGATATTTTTAAGATCAATGGGAAGTGGTGCAAATTGGTTATACAGTCATATTTGTTTATTTTTAGCGCTACAGAATTATTTCTGTAGTAATAATAAATGCATGATTCCACCAATATTGTTTTTGGACCAACCTAGTCAGGTTTATTTTCCAAATGCAATTGATTTTTCCGAAGCATTTGATTATAAAGTTTTATCAAACGATATAAATAAAGACAACTTAGAAGCAGATGAAGATTTAGACGCTGTGACTAATTTTTTCAATATACTAGAAGAGCATTGTACGGAAACTTATGAAGAGTACAATATTTTGCCACAAATCATTGTAACTGATCATGCTGATAATTTAAATATGAAAAATAATAATTTTGAGGAACTTGTAAATGGAAGACGTTGGAGAAAAAGAGGTTTTATATGTCCAGTAGGGTAA
- a CDS encoding three component ABC system middle component: protein MSRAINNIYTILNNPFKLMELIVHFYSSYENQDKDILLSYLILPLVLNRDSRKKLLNLNRNGCNLLSLTKNSNSVVGLEQMIEEYKNITNECIQIALLNGYLELNENKSLVRTDKGLKNEFFKFREEYIAIRNFAVILKSNDIVTIYRMLGVKKI from the coding sequence ATGTCTAGAGCTATAAATAATATATATACTATTTTAAACAATCCTTTTAAGTTAATGGAATTGATTGTACATTTTTACTCATCATATGAAAATCAAGATAAAGATATACTTTTGTCGTACCTTATCTTACCACTAGTATTGAATAGAGATAGTAGAAAAAAATTATTAAATCTTAATAGAAATGGTTGTAATCTGTTATCTCTAACTAAAAACTCAAACAGTGTAGTTGGCTTAGAACAAATGATTGAGGAATATAAAAATATTACCAACGAGTGTATTCAAATTGCATTGCTAAATGGGTATTTAGAACTTAATGAAAATAAAAGTCTTGTAAGAACGGATAAAGGTCTAAAAAATGAATTCTTCAAATTTCGTGAGGAGTATATAGCTATAAGAAATTTTGCCGTTATATTAAAATCTAATGATATTGTTACAATATATAGAATGCTTGGGGTGAAGAAAATATGA
- a CDS encoding DUF2971 domain-containing protein, translated as MVKSQQENVMKKEIPHKKKLGKNTLANNYISKHSAIDSLAGTFYHHTSPEGLLGILRNRQIFFTDCQFLNDYKERMGINKELDLFWNKNKGTYEQDFYKLMSSIRISEYEDLYYDINGSNELSRYFVMSTSKNSDSLSMWKYYAKNGAYYGYNIGLFVPALDDEWIDEEIEVVIENGEVIYSNDEKQSIILKGINNIYKFWLEYEKCNEINLKIARDFKEWISYISVFFKDESFASEEEYRFVAIAPKSKLNKLFYKDGQTNIKMYDFRIVNGVAVPYLKIPICSDSSEEFWGIDSIGISPTQHHDQMANGIIQLTNSLDYLLHNFTIRKSNIPLRY; from the coding sequence ATGGTAAAAAGTCAGCAAGAAAATGTGATGAAAAAGGAAATTCCACATAAGAAAAAATTAGGTAAGAATACTTTGGCTAATAATTATATATCAAAACATTCAGCTATTGACTCTTTGGCAGGAACATTTTATCATCATACTTCACCTGAAGGACTGTTAGGAATTTTGAGGAATAGACAAATATTTTTTACAGATTGCCAATTTCTTAATGACTATAAAGAGAGAATGGGAATTAACAAAGAATTAGACTTATTTTGGAATAAAAATAAAGGAACTTATGAGCAAGATTTTTATAAATTGATGAGTAGCATAAGAATTAGTGAATATGAAGATTTATATTACGATATAAATGGAAGCAATGAACTTTCTCGTTATTTTGTTATGTCAACATCAAAGAATAGTGATAGTCTAAGTATGTGGAAATACTATGCTAAAAATGGAGCATATTATGGATATAATATAGGTTTATTTGTACCGGCATTAGATGATGAATGGATAGATGAAGAGATAGAAGTAGTTATTGAAAATGGTGAAGTTATTTATAGTAATGATGAAAAGCAAAGTATAATATTGAAAGGAATAAATAACATATATAAATTTTGGCTTGAATACGAAAAATGCAATGAAATAAATTTGAAAATAGCTAGAGATTTTAAAGAGTGGATTTCGTATATATCAGTATTTTTTAAAGATGAAAGTTTTGCCTCAGAAGAAGAATATAGATTTGTGGCTATTGCACCTAAAAGTAAGCTAAACAAGTTATTTTATAAAGACGGACAAACAAACATAAAAATGTATGATTTCAGAATAGTAAATGGTGTTGCAGTACCATATTTAAAGATACCTATCTGTAGTGATAGCAGTGAAGAGTTTTGGGGAATAGATAGTATTGGAATATCGCCTACTCAACACCATGACCAAATGGCTAATGGAATTATTCAACTTACTAATTCGCTTGACTATTTACTTCATAATTTTACAATTAGAAAATCTAATATCCCATTAAGATACTAA